In Flavobacterium endoglycinae, one DNA window encodes the following:
- a CDS encoding oligosaccharide flippase family protein, giving the protein MGIVLNQSFKNTIITYVGFAIGAINTLYLYPVFLGATYYALTNYITSAANVIMPLFAIGMQNTLVKFYSQYETEQEREQFLSFTALFPVLMCIPLGLIGIFFYDDITDFVSKENPVVREFMLLIPFIGICMAYFEIFYAWSRVHMHSVFGNFIKEVGLRLLSTIALVGLYFNWITLVQFVYVTAAIYFMAFLVTMFYAFYIKKPNFQITIPENVKAVMEYTFYIILSGSVANLLLDGDKLMLNQYMKIENIAYYSVATYIALVISVPSRAMHQIVYPITAKLMHENKHDELNRLYKKTSINLQIVGGFVMLCIFVNINQLYELVPKEYSGGIAVVFMIGLSKYFDLILGNNNAIIFNTKYYRMVLYLGLMLVVLTVILNMIFIPIFGIFGSAFATLLSITLYSLAKLLFVVKKLHLYPFTKETISSMILTFALFLVFYFWEFPFYQLISIALKSILVTILYVYLNYRFNISPDINKVIDTILRKIGIKI; this is encoded by the coding sequence ATGGGTATTGTCTTAAACCAGTCTTTTAAAAACACTATAATAACATACGTTGGTTTTGCTATTGGAGCCATAAATACACTATATCTCTATCCCGTTTTTCTTGGGGCAACTTATTACGCACTAACAAATTATATAACTTCTGCGGCAAACGTAATTATGCCATTGTTTGCGATTGGCATGCAGAATACGCTCGTAAAGTTCTATTCGCAATATGAAACAGAGCAGGAGAGGGAACAGTTTCTATCATTTACCGCCTTATTTCCTGTTTTAATGTGTATTCCGCTGGGGCTAATTGGGATTTTCTTTTATGATGATATTACCGATTTTGTTTCAAAAGAAAACCCAGTTGTTAGAGAATTCATGCTTTTAATTCCTTTTATTGGGATTTGCATGGCTTATTTTGAGATTTTCTATGCTTGGTCAAGAGTTCATATGCATTCCGTTTTTGGTAATTTTATTAAAGAAGTTGGATTGCGATTGCTTTCAACAATTGCTTTAGTTGGCTTGTATTTTAACTGGATTACTTTAGTACAATTTGTGTATGTTACTGCAGCTATTTATTTTATGGCTTTTTTGGTAACGATGTTTTATGCATTTTACATTAAGAAACCTAATTTCCAGATTACTATTCCTGAAAATGTGAAAGCGGTAATGGAATATACTTTTTACATTATTCTATCAGGAAGTGTGGCAAATTTGCTTTTGGATGGTGATAAATTGATGCTGAATCAATACATGAAAATTGAAAACATTGCCTATTATTCAGTAGCAACGTATATTGCTTTAGTGATTTCTGTTCCAAGCAGGGCAATGCATCAAATCGTATATCCGATTACAGCAAAATTAATGCATGAGAACAAACACGATGAATTGAATCGACTTTATAAAAAGACTTCAATTAATCTTCAAATTGTCGGTGGATTTGTAATGCTTTGTATTTTTGTGAACATTAATCAATTATACGAATTGGTTCCCAAAGAATACAGCGGTGGTATTGCGGTAGTATTTATGATTGGTTTATCTAAATATTTCGATCTTATTTTAGGAAACAACAATGCGATTATATTCAATACCAAATATTATAGAATGGTATTGTATTTAGGATTGATGCTGGTTGTTTTAACTGTTATTCTAAATATGATTTTTATTCCAATTTTTGGAATATTTGGTTCTGCGTTTGCGACCTTATTGTCTATTACTTTATATAGTTTGGCAAAACTTCTTTTTGTGGTTAAAAAGCTTCATTTGTATCCGTTTACAAAAGAAACGATTTCTTCAATGATTTTGACCTTTGCGTTATTTTTGGTTTTTTACTTTTGGGAATTCCCATTTTACCAGCTAATTAGCATCGCTTTAAAATCCATTTTGGTAACTATTTTATATGTTTACTTAAACTACCGCTTTAATATTTCTCCAGATATTAATAAAGTGATCGATACTATCTTAAGAAAGATTGGTATTAAAATATAA
- a CDS encoding glycosyltransferase family 4 protein → MEQKKLLIITYYFPPAGGPGVQRWLKFVKYLPEFNVQPIVYIPENPTYPIVDEGLVSEISDKVIILKNKIWEPYQLASVFSKNKTKKISSGIFPHKKKQTFLDKLFLWVRGNLFIPDARVFWVKPSVSYLEKYIQENNIDTIVTSGPPHSLHLIGLELKEKLNVKWFADFRDPWTTIGYHKALRLSSYADKKHKKLEHKVLNSADTVIVTSKTTKAEFQAITDKPISVITNGYDIENVDKQPLDSKFTLAHIGSFLSDRNPKFLWECLVELLNEIPDFKTYLEIKLIGAVSQEVLDSISEFKLNDYLNLLGYVSHNEAIAHQRKSQVLLLIEINSEDTKSIIPGKLFEYMVSNRPIVAIGPNGSDFADIITETNTGVFFDYSEKTKLKSVILDFYNQFLEGNLQAHGVGLQQYSRKNLTKQLAQLIKE, encoded by the coding sequence TTGGAACAAAAAAAGCTCTTAATAATTACTTATTACTTTCCGCCTGCTGGAGGACCAGGGGTACAGCGCTGGCTGAAATTTGTAAAATACCTTCCTGAATTTAATGTTCAGCCCATTGTATATATTCCTGAAAATCCAACTTATCCAATTGTGGATGAAGGATTGGTAAGCGAAATATCAGATAAAGTTATTATTCTTAAAAACAAAATATGGGAGCCGTATCAATTGGCTTCTGTATTTTCTAAAAATAAAACCAAGAAAATCAGCTCAGGGATTTTCCCTCATAAGAAAAAACAAACCTTTCTTGACAAACTGTTTCTTTGGGTTCGTGGTAATTTATTTATTCCAGATGCTCGTGTTTTTTGGGTAAAACCTTCTGTTTCTTATCTTGAAAAGTACATTCAAGAAAACAATATTGATACGATTGTAACTTCTGGTCCGCCGCACAGTCTGCATTTAATTGGATTGGAATTAAAAGAGAAATTAAATGTAAAATGGTTTGCTGATTTCCGCGATCCGTGGACTACAATTGGTTATCATAAAGCATTACGTCTTTCATCTTATGCCGATAAAAAACACAAAAAATTAGAACATAAAGTACTGAATTCCGCCGATACTGTTATTGTAACAAGTAAAACTACAAAAGCAGAATTTCAGGCTATAACTGATAAGCCCATTTCAGTAATTACAAATGGTTACGATATTGAAAATGTAGACAAACAGCCATTAGATTCTAAGTTTACTTTGGCACATATCGGATCATTTTTATCAGACAGAAATCCTAAATTTTTATGGGAATGTCTGGTTGAACTGCTAAATGAAATTCCCGATTTCAAAACCTATTTAGAAATCAAATTAATTGGTGCTGTGAGTCAGGAAGTTTTGGATTCTATTTCAGAATTTAAATTGAATGATTATTTGAATCTTTTAGGTTATGTTTCGCATAACGAAGCTATTGCGCATCAAAGAAAATCTCAAGTATTGCTTTTAATCGAAATTAATTCTGAAGACACTAAAAGCATTATTCCGGGGAAATTGTTTGAGTACATGGTCTCAAATCGTCCCATAGTGGCAATTGGCCCTAACGGTTCTGACTTTGCCGATATTATAACTGAAACGAATACAGGTGTATTTTTTGATTATTCAGAAAAAACGAAATTAAAAAGTGTAATTTTGGACTTTTATAATCAATTTTTAGAAGGAAATTTACAAGCCCATGGTGTTGGTTTACAACAATATTCAAGAAAAAACCTAACAAAACAACTAGCACAATTGATTAAAGAGTAA
- a CDS encoding nucleotidyltransferase, whose protein sequence is MNEQIIAIWNSFFENKVKYITIGGFAVNIYGYNRNTGDIDIYLEDTIENRLNLRKALKSINLGDFETVETMQFIPGWSDFTLNYGLRLDIMTAVKGLEDKSFSSLLEDATIVMIRETPVYFIDYENLIIAKKASNRPKDILDIEELKKVNKENDENA, encoded by the coding sequence ATGAATGAGCAGATAATTGCCATTTGGAATAGTTTTTTTGAAAATAAAGTTAAATATATTACAATTGGAGGTTTTGCAGTAAATATCTATGGTTATAATAGAAATACTGGAGATATTGATATTTACTTGGAAGACACGATTGAAAATAGACTTAATTTAAGAAAAGCTCTAAAGTCTATTAACTTAGGTGATTTTGAGACTGTTGAAACAATGCAGTTTATTCCTGGGTGGTCTGATTTTACATTAAATTATGGTTTAAGACTTGATATTATGACAGCTGTAAAAGGTTTAGAAGATAAATCTTTTTCTTCTTTATTAGAAGATGCAACTATTGTAATGATAAGAGAAACACCAGTTTATTTTATTGATTATGAAAATTTAATTATTGCTAAAAAAGCGTCTAATAGACCGAAAGATATTCTTGATATTGAAGAATTAAAAAAAGTAAATAAAGAAAACGATGAAAATGCTTAA
- a CDS encoding YfhO family protein has translation MKIVNKFYPHALVILGFILVSLIYFYPVLQGKQIFQSDIAQYTGMAKEQNDFRAAEHTEPYWTNSAFGGMPTYQLGANYPYDFVGKIDDALRFLPRPADYLFLYFFGFYGLLLVLKTDPLKAFIGAVAFGFSTYLIIILGVGHNAKAHAIAYMPLVIAGFILVFQKKYIWGGLLTMFAVALEINANHFQMTYYLLIFLLILSGYFAFTFIKNKEYKPLLIAIGTLAVAGIFAIGANATNLLATSEYAKFSTRSNSELTYNPDGTKKENENALSREYITEYSYGIAESFNLIAPRLFGGSNHENLGPDSRMYSFFLEKGASESDALNYASAMPTYWGDQPIVAAPAYIGIVVFFLAVLALFIDNRRIKYVFLAGALVSLVLSWGKNFSLLTDFFIDYVPMYDKFRAVSSIQVILELCFPVLAVMGIQSFFKAKDEPKLQQKALVQTGVFGLGVIVILFIAKNFFHFSGSSDNFYVQNYGAEFIDALKEDRRSLYSADLLRSGFFIVVIFGILWMFIKNKLSQTTTLVFIALFMIFDLFFVDKKYVSAKDFVSPVQIAAPFQETAADAQILQDTTHYRVFELNGNMSSARASYFHHSIGGYHAAKPRRMQQLFDYQIAKNNLEILNMLNVKYVIQTDKEGKEIPTINPDANGNAWFVSSVKLVNKPDDVMKALDHIDTKEVAVFNVREHEGKFRNARMKKQWDTTGTIKVVQYKPNYIKYQSNNGKDGLAVFSEIYYKNGWNAYIDGQLTDHFPVDYVLRAMEIPGGKHTIEFKFEPQVIKTGGTIVLASSVGMFILLIGGVYFERKKFKSKS, from the coding sequence TTGAAAATAGTAAATAAGTTCTATCCGCACGCCCTTGTAATTCTGGGCTTTATTCTCGTTTCATTAATTTATTTTTATCCGGTTCTGCAGGGAAAACAAATTTTCCAGTCAGATATTGCTCAATACACCGGAATGGCCAAAGAGCAAAATGATTTTAGAGCTGCTGAACATACAGAGCCGTATTGGACAAATTCTGCTTTTGGCGGAATGCCGACTTACCAGTTAGGGGCTAATTATCCATACGATTTTGTGGGTAAAATTGATGATGCTTTACGTTTCCTTCCTCGTCCTGCGGATTATCTTTTCTTATACTTTTTCGGGTTTTATGGACTGCTTTTGGTTTTAAAAACAGATCCGTTAAAAGCTTTTATTGGAGCAGTGGCGTTTGGTTTCTCCACTTATTTGATTATTATTTTGGGAGTTGGACATAATGCAAAAGCGCATGCCATTGCTTATATGCCTTTGGTAATTGCCGGTTTTATACTTGTCTTTCAGAAAAAATACATTTGGGGAGGACTGCTCACCATGTTTGCAGTTGCATTAGAAATTAATGCGAACCACTTTCAAATGACGTATTATTTACTGATTTTCTTATTGATTCTTTCAGGTTATTTTGCTTTTACTTTTATAAAAAACAAAGAATATAAACCGCTTTTGATAGCCATTGGAACGCTGGCTGTAGCCGGAATTTTTGCAATTGGCGCCAATGCCACTAACTTATTGGCAACAAGCGAATATGCTAAATTTAGTACCCGTAGTAACAGTGAATTGACTTATAATCCTGATGGGACAAAAAAGGAAAATGAGAATGCTTTAAGCCGTGAATATATCACAGAATACAGTTACGGAATTGCTGAGAGTTTCAACTTGATAGCTCCAAGACTTTTTGGAGGTTCTAATCACGAAAATTTAGGCCCAGATAGTAGAATGTATTCTTTTTTCCTTGAAAAAGGGGCTTCAGAATCAGATGCGTTGAATTACGCTTCAGCCATGCCGACTTATTGGGGAGATCAGCCTATTGTTGCTGCTCCTGCATATATTGGTATAGTAGTATTCTTTTTAGCTGTTTTGGCATTATTTATCGATAACAGAAGGATAAAATATGTATTCCTTGCAGGTGCTTTAGTTTCTTTAGTGCTTTCGTGGGGGAAAAACTTTTCATTACTAACGGACTTTTTTATCGATTACGTTCCAATGTACGATAAATTCAGAGCAGTATCTTCTATTCAGGTAATTTTAGAATTGTGTTTTCCAGTACTGGCTGTGATGGGAATCCAATCCTTTTTTAAAGCAAAAGACGAACCTAAATTACAGCAGAAAGCATTAGTACAGACAGGTGTTTTTGGTTTAGGTGTGATTGTAATTTTATTTATTGCGAAAAACTTTTTCCATTTCTCAGGCAGCAGTGATAATTTTTATGTACAAAATTATGGCGCGGAATTTATCGATGCTCTTAAAGAAGACAGAAGATCTTTATATTCTGCCGATTTATTGCGTTCAGGATTCTTTATAGTAGTGATTTTTGGTATTTTATGGATGTTTATCAAAAACAAACTATCACAAACTACAACTTTAGTCTTTATTGCCCTGTTTATGATTTTTGATCTGTTTTTTGTAGATAAAAAATACGTTTCGGCTAAAGATTTTGTAAGTCCGGTTCAAATCGCTGCTCCTTTTCAGGAAACAGCTGCCGATGCTCAAATTTTACAAGACACAACACATTATAGAGTTTTTGAATTAAATGGAAATATGTCTAGCGCAAGAGCTTCTTATTTCCACCATTCAATTGGAGGTTATCATGCTGCAAAACCTAGAAGAATGCAGCAGTTATTTGATTATCAGATTGCTAAAAACAATTTAGAGATCCTTAACATGTTAAATGTTAAATACGTTATCCAGACAGATAAAGAAGGAAAAGAAATCCCAACGATTAATCCTGATGCTAACGGAAATGCATGGTTTGTAAGCAGCGTAAAACTGGTAAACAAACCAGACGATGTGATGAAAGCTTTGGATCATATTGATACGAAAGAAGTAGCTGTTTTTAACGTTCGTGAACACGAAGGGAAATTCAGAAACGCCCGTATGAAAAAACAATGGGATACTACTGGAACCATAAAAGTAGTACAGTACAAACCGAATTACATCAAATATCAATCAAATAATGGTAAAGATGGTTTAGCGGTTTTCTCTGAGATTTATTATAAAAATGGATGGAATGCTTATATTGACGGTCAATTAACAGATCATTTCCCTGTTGATTATGTTTTAAGAGCAATGGAAATTCCGGGAGGAAAACATACCATTGAGTTTAAATTTGAGCCTCAGGTAATCAAAACGGGAGGAACAATTGTATTAGCAAGTTCAGTTGGAATGTTCATACTTTTAATTGGAGGTGTTTATTTTGAAAGAAAGAAATTCAAAAGTAAAAGTTAA
- a CDS encoding DUF4834 family protein — MQEASMTGLRFIIGIIAFYYIFKFLARIFFPILVKKAVENASENFQRQQQQYQQYTQGNTWQNNTNNNDEIIINTTNAKKPRETKKVGEYVDYEEID; from the coding sequence ATGCAAGAAGCATCAATGACAGGATTAAGATTTATTATTGGCATTATAGCCTTTTATTATATTTTTAAATTTTTAGCTAGAATCTTTTTTCCAATATTGGTTAAAAAGGCTGTAGAGAATGCATCAGAAAATTTTCAAAGACAGCAGCAGCAATATCAACAATACACTCAAGGCAATACATGGCAGAACAATACTAATAATAATGACGAAATAATTATTAATACTACAAATGCCAAAAAACCGCGCGAAACCAAAAAGGTGGGAGAGTACGTCGATTACGAAGAAATAGATTAA
- a CDS encoding transporter, giving the protein MLKIKNLLFALLLLLPQFFFAQYTDVINSNRPGETMSAYAVGKSVIQGEIGVYGIKEKHDLLNYDASGFGTDLSIRYGAFLEKLEFILDLQYQMENFDTPYTSYKKNNFRQTVLGAKYLIYDPYKNPSKEANIYSYRANHSFKWRELIPAVSIFAGANFVGADNPYYFSPDGAISPKVALVTQNLFGGGRWVFVTNIIADYIGTDYPSYGYILTLTHGFNAKWSGFVENQGYKSDFYSDAIVRGGAAYLLSPNMQVDASISTNFKNTPSILYGGVGFSWRYDQWYKNKQDENKARDRAKKNPDNEKAIDYQEKERKRKAKYE; this is encoded by the coding sequence ATGTTGAAAATTAAAAATTTACTCTTTGCACTACTTTTACTTTTACCTCAATTCTTTTTCGCACAATACACTGATGTGATTAATTCCAATCGTCCAGGCGAGACAATGTCGGCTTATGCAGTTGGGAAATCAGTTATTCAGGGCGAAATTGGTGTTTATGGTATTAAAGAAAAACACGATTTGTTAAATTATGACGCAAGCGGTTTTGGTACCGATTTAAGCATTAGATACGGTGCTTTTTTAGAAAAATTAGAATTTATTCTAGATTTGCAGTATCAAATGGAAAACTTTGACACACCCTATACCAGTTATAAAAAAAATAATTTCAGACAAACCGTTTTAGGAGCTAAGTATTTAATTTACGATCCTTATAAAAATCCAAGTAAAGAAGCTAATATTTACAGTTACAGAGCTAATCACAGCTTTAAATGGCGTGAATTAATCCCAGCTGTTTCTATATTTGCAGGAGCAAATTTTGTGGGTGCTGATAATCCGTATTACTTTTCACCCGATGGTGCCATTTCGCCTAAAGTGGCCTTAGTAACCCAAAATTTATTTGGAGGCGGAAGATGGGTTTTTGTAACCAATATTATTGCAGATTACATCGGAACAGATTATCCAAGTTATGGCTACATCTTGACTTTAACACACGGGTTTAATGCAAAATGGTCTGGTTTTGTAGAAAATCAAGGATATAAAAGTGATTTCTACAGCGATGCTATTGTTCGTGGAGGAGCTGCTTATCTATTATCCCCAAATATGCAGGTTGATGCATCTATAAGTACCAATTTTAAAAACACACCATCGATTTTGTATGGCGGAGTTGGGTTTTCATGGAGATATGATCAATGGTATAAAAATAAACAAGACGAAAATAAAGCCAGAGACAGAGCTAAAAAGAATCCAGATAATGAAAAAGCCATAGATTATCAGGAAAAAGAAAGAAAACGTAAGGCAAAATACGAATAA
- a CDS encoding GTP cyclohydrolase, with product MITITEAKTKKELTEYIKFPFSLYKDSPYWVPPIIADELESFDKTKNPVFDNAEAYFYLAYRNNEIVGRITAIINWSEVNNQHKRKVRFGWFDVIDDIEVTKALLEKVFELGRKHNLEHVEGPMGFSNLDKVGLLTEGYDQVGTMITWYNHAYYVTHLEQLGFQVEKQYIESIFPFSNVKPEFFQKAQALIKKRYGLKPLNFTKTKDIMPHVDKMFDLFNETYAKLASFVAISDIQKEYFKKKYISFINPEYIKFVLDENDNLVAFSIVMPSFTEALQKIRGKLFPFGFLQLLKAKKHSKDVVFYLIGIHPEYQNKGVTAIIFDEYYKTFSEKGIKNCIRTPELLENNAIHLLWKNFDPKIHCQRKTYLKNL from the coding sequence ATGATTACAATTACAGAAGCCAAAACCAAAAAAGAATTAACGGAATACATCAAATTTCCTTTTTCATTATACAAAGACAGTCCATATTGGGTACCGCCTATTATTGCTGATGAATTAGAATCATTTGATAAAACCAAAAATCCTGTTTTTGACAATGCAGAAGCATACTTCTATCTGGCTTACCGAAACAATGAAATTGTGGGCAGAATTACAGCCATTATCAATTGGTCTGAGGTTAATAATCAACACAAGAGAAAAGTTCGTTTTGGATGGTTTGATGTTATTGATGATATCGAAGTAACAAAAGCACTTCTGGAAAAAGTTTTTGAATTAGGCCGAAAACACAATTTAGAACATGTAGAAGGCCCTATGGGATTCTCAAATCTAGACAAAGTGGGTTTATTAACCGAAGGTTACGATCAAGTAGGAACCATGATTACCTGGTACAATCATGCTTATTATGTAACTCATTTAGAGCAATTGGGTTTTCAGGTAGAAAAACAATATATTGAAAGTATCTTTCCTTTCTCAAATGTAAAACCAGAATTCTTTCAAAAAGCTCAAGCATTAATCAAAAAGCGTTATGGATTAAAACCGCTTAATTTTACCAAAACAAAAGACATAATGCCTCACGTAGACAAAATGTTTGACTTGTTTAATGAAACGTATGCCAAACTAGCGTCGTTTGTAGCTATTTCTGACATTCAAAAGGAATATTTTAAAAAGAAATACATCAGCTTTATCAACCCAGAATACATCAAATTTGTTCTCGACGAAAATGATAATCTTGTAGCTTTCAGCATTGTAATGCCAAGCTTTACCGAAGCATTGCAAAAAATAAGAGGAAAATTGTTCCCTTTTGGATTTCTTCAATTATTAAAAGCGAAAAAACACAGTAAAGATGTTGTTTTCTATCTTATCGGAATTCATCCAGAGTATCAGAACAAAGGTGTAACAGCCATCATTTTTGATGAATACTATAAAACGTTTTCAGAAAAAGGAATTAAAAACTGCATTAGAACTCCTGAATTATTAGAGAATAATGCCATCCATTTGTTGTGGAAAAACTTTGACCCAAAGATCCACTGCCAAAGAAAAACGTATTTGAAAAATCTTTAA
- a CDS encoding aminotransferase class I/II-fold pyridoxal phosphate-dependent enzyme, giving the protein MVKDLFERIQENKGPLGKWASQAEGYYVFPKLEGELGPRMQFHGKNILNWSLNDYLGLANHPEVRKADTEAAIQFGAAYPMGARMMSGHTTYHEQLENELASFVMKESAYLLNFGYQGMVSIIDALVTKNDIIVYDVDSHACIIDGVRLHMGKRFTYKHNDLESMEKNLQRATKMAEETGGGILFITEGVFGMRGQQGKLKEIAALKKKYNFRLLVDDAHGFGTLGKTGAGAGEEQGVQDDIDVYFSTFAKSMANIGAFVAADKTVIDYLKYNLRSQMFAKALPMIQTIGSLKRLELLRNSSSIKDKLWENVNALQNGLKEKGFNIGDTNTCITPVYLEGSIPEAMVMVNDLRENYGIFLSIVVYPVIPKGIILLRMIPTASHTLADIEETLTAFEAIREKLTNGTYKEIAERTTVDVS; this is encoded by the coding sequence ATGGTAAAAGATTTATTCGAAAGAATTCAGGAAAATAAAGGACCATTGGGAAAATGGGCTTCTCAAGCAGAAGGTTATTATGTTTTCCCGAAGTTGGAAGGTGAGCTGGGGCCTAGAATGCAATTTCACGGAAAGAATATTTTAAATTGGAGTTTAAATGATTATTTAGGTTTAGCTAATCATCCAGAAGTTCGTAAAGCAGATACAGAAGCGGCAATTCAGTTTGGTGCGGCATATCCTATGGGGGCTCGTATGATGTCTGGACACACTACTTATCATGAGCAATTAGAGAATGAGCTTGCTTCTTTTGTAATGAAAGAATCTGCTTATTTATTAAATTTCGGTTACCAAGGAATGGTTTCTATTATTGATGCTTTGGTAACAAAAAACGACATTATTGTATATGATGTTGATTCGCATGCTTGTATCATTGATGGTGTTCGTTTACACATGGGTAAACGTTTTACGTACAAACACAATGATCTTGAAAGTATGGAAAAAAACCTGCAGCGTGCTACTAAAATGGCCGAAGAAACAGGCGGAGGTATTTTATTTATTACTGAAGGTGTTTTTGGAATGCGTGGTCAGCAGGGTAAATTAAAAGAAATCGCTGCATTAAAGAAAAAATACAACTTTAGATTATTAGTTGATGATGCACACGGTTTTGGTACACTTGGAAAAACAGGTGCCGGAGCAGGTGAGGAGCAGGGAGTTCAAGACGATATTGATGTTTACTTCTCTACTTTTGCAAAATCTATGGCTAATATTGGTGCTTTCGTAGCAGCAGATAAAACAGTTATCGATTACTTAAAATACAACTTACGTTCTCAAATGTTTGCTAAAGCATTGCCAATGATCCAGACAATTGGTTCATTAAAACGTTTAGAGTTATTACGTAATTCTTCTTCAATTAAAGACAAACTTTGGGAAAACGTAAATGCGTTACAAAACGGTCTTAAAGAAAAAGGATTTAACATTGGTGATACAAATACTTGTATTACACCAGTTTACTTAGAAGGAAGTATTCCAGAAGCAATGGTAATGGTTAACGATTTAAGAGAAAATTACGGTATTTTCCTTTCTATCGTAGTATATCCAGTTATTCCAAAAGGAATTATCCTATTGAGAATGATTCCTACGGCTTCTCATACTTTAGCAGATATCGAAGAAACTTTGACAGCTTTTGAAGCAATTCGTGAAAAACTGACTAACGGAACTTATAAAGAAATTGCTGAACGTACTACAGTCGACGTTTCGTAA
- the nirK gene encoding copper-containing nitrite reductase, whose protein sequence is MKIRNKFKMKMYILVCLFSILLLGSCKKDEAKNYADITTEGEMQAELTSPPHVPKPVGNRAAMKLKVSMEIKEQEGTMTDGVKYTYWTFGGSVPGSFIRTRVGDEVEFHLKNHPDNKLPHNIDLHAVTGPGGGATSSLVAPGHEKVFSFKVLNPGLYVYHCATAPVGMHIANGMYGLILVEPEGGLPPVDKEYYVMQGDFYTQGEYGAKGLQPFDMNKAVKETPDYVVFNGKVGSLTNGNELTAKVGETVRLFVGNGGPNLVSSFHVIGEIFDTVHIEGGSTTNKNVQTTLIPAGGSAIVDFKVETPGTFILVDHSIFRAFNKGALGMLKVEGKENKSIYSGTIQEGIYLPEGGTIQKMPGNTAAKAETPKRTVEEKVKIGKQIFGTTCFACHQSEGQGIPSTFPPLAKSDYLNADSKRAIKTILHGLTGEVTVNGKKYNNVMPAQNLSDDEIANVLTYIYSSWGNNKTEITPEMVKALR, encoded by the coding sequence ATGAAAATTAGAAACAAATTCAAAATGAAGATGTATATTTTGGTGTGTTTATTCTCCATTCTTCTATTAGGAAGCTGTAAAAAAGACGAGGCTAAAAATTATGCCGATATTACAACGGAAGGCGAAATGCAAGCTGAACTTACCTCTCCACCACATGTCCCAAAACCTGTTGGCAACAGAGCAGCCATGAAACTAAAAGTGAGCATGGAAATCAAAGAACAAGAAGGTACAATGACTGATGGTGTAAAATATACGTATTGGACCTTTGGCGGTTCTGTTCCGGGAAGCTTCATCAGAACACGTGTAGGTGATGAAGTAGAATTTCACTTAAAAAACCATCCAGACAATAAATTACCACATAATATCGATTTGCATGCTGTAACCGGTCCTGGCGGTGGAGCGACATCTTCTCTTGTGGCACCGGGACATGAAAAAGTATTTAGCTTTAAAGTTCTTAATCCCGGATTGTATGTATATCACTGTGCAACAGCTCCTGTGGGCATGCACATTGCAAACGGTATGTATGGATTAATTTTGGTTGAACCAGAAGGCGGACTTCCTCCTGTAGACAAAGAATATTATGTAATGCAGGGTGATTTTTACACTCAAGGTGAATATGGAGCAAAAGGTCTTCAGCCGTTTGACATGAACAAAGCCGTGAAAGAAACTCCTGATTATGTTGTATTTAATGGAAAAGTGGGTTCATTGACAAATGGAAATGAATTAACTGCTAAAGTAGGCGAAACAGTGCGTTTATTTGTTGGAAATGGCGGGCCAAATTTAGTTTCATCTTTCCACGTAATTGGAGAAATCTTTGACACAGTTCATATTGAAGGCGGAAGCACTACCAACAAAAATGTTCAAACGACTTTAATTCCTGCAGGTGGTTCAGCAATTGTAGATTTTAAAGTCGAAACTCCGGGAACTTTCATTTTGGTTGACCACTCTATTTTCAGAGCATTTAACAAAGGAGCTTTGGGAATGCTGAAAGTTGAAGGTAAAGAAAACAAAAGCATCTATTCTGGAACTATTCAAGAAGGTATTTATTTACCTGAAGGCGGAACAATACAGAAAATGCCAGGAAATACAGCTGCAAAAGCTGAAACTCCTAAACGTACTGTTGAGGAAAAAGTAAAAATTGGTAAACAAATTTTTGGCACAACTTGTTTTGCCTGCCATCAATCTGAAGGACAAGGAATTCCAAGTACTTTCCCTCCTTTGGCAAAATCAGATTATTTAAATGCCGATTCTAAACGTGCTATTAAAACAATTCTGCATGGTTTAACCGGAGAGGTAACCGTTAATGGTAAAAAATACAACAACGTAATGCCAGCACAGAATTTATCTGACGATGAAATCGCAAATGTACTGACTTACATTTATAGCAGTTGGGGAAATAACAAAACAGAAATTACACCTGAAATGGTAAAGGCTTTAAGATAA